The DNA region GACCAGCTGGTAGGCCGGGCACTTGGGCACTCGGGCCCGATTGTCGGTGGGCGCCTGTAGGTTCTGTGCTCTGACGGTGGCCGCGCCTCGCGCGGCCGCCCATGGCCGCGTGCTCCGCGGCCGTGAAGTGAGCGCACACCGGAGGAAGTTGACGTGACCGACACCGCCATGCTGCCCGAGTCCTGGCGCGGCGTCCTGGGCGAAGAGCTCCAGAAGCCCTACTTCAAGGAGCTCACCGAGTTCGTCGAGGAGGAGCGCGAGAAGGGTCCCGTCTACCCTCCGCGCGAGGAGGTCTTCGCCGCACTCGACGCGACGCCGTACGAGAGCGTGAAGGTGCTCGTCCTCGGCCAGGACCCGTACCACGGCGAGGGCCAGGGCCACGGCCTGTGCTTCTCGGTCCGTCCGGGTGTGAAGACCCCGCCCTCGCTGCGCAACATCTACAAGGAGATGCAGGCGGAGCTGGGCACGCCGATCCCCGACAACGGCTATCTGATGCCGTGGGCCGAGCAGGGTGTCCTGCTGCTCAACGCGGTGCTGACGGTCCGCTCCGGTGAGGCCAACTCGCACAAGGGGAAGGGCTGGGAGAAGTTCACGGACGCGGTGATCCGGGCCGTGGCAGACCGGCCCGACCCGGCGGTCTTCGTCCTGTGGGGCAACTACGCGCAGAAGAAGCTCCCGCTCATCGACGAGGAGCGGCACATCGTGGTGAAGGGCGCGCACCCCTCGCCGCTGTCCGCGAAGAAGTTCTTCGGCTCGCACCCGTTTACGCAGATCAACGAGGCCGTCGCCAAGCAGGGCCACGAGCCGATCGACTGGCGGATCCCCGACCTGGGCTGACATCACACGTCACCGCGTCACCGCGACACGCGCCACGAGCTGCCGTCACGACCCGCCGTCACGAGGTTCGGCGGGTCGGTGGACCGTCCGTCACCGTCCTGGCCCAGTGGCGCGCGGGGCCCCCGGGGCTGCCTGAGCTCGATTGTCAGTGTCTGCCGTTAGCGTCGGGAGAGGTGACGGAACGACCGGCGCGGGCGCTGCGGCCGGCGGACGAGCGTGGAGGACGATCCGGTGGCGGAGCAACAGGAGCAGGCGGCGGCGGACGCGATGATGACCAGGATCGGGCAGGTCGCCATGCTCCTCCACGGCGGTGACCGCGAGGAGGCCCGGGGCCGCTTCCTGGACCTGTGGGCCGAGATCGGCGAGGACGGCGACGTGCTGCACCGCTGCACGCTCGCGCACTACATGGCCGACGCCCAGGACGACCCCTCGGACGAACTCGTCTGGGACCTGCGGGCCTTGTCGGCGGCGGACGCACTGACGGACGGGCGGATCACGGAGCACCCGCAGTCGCTCGCGGTGCGAGCCTTCTATCCCTCCCTGCATCTGAGCCTCGCCGTCGACTACGCGAACCTGGGCCGCGCCGAGGCCGCCCGCAGCCATCTGCGCCGGGCCCGCGACACCGTGGGCGTCCTCGGCGACGACGCGTACGGGGACGGTGTGCGGGCGGGCATCGGCCGCTTGGAGCTGAGACTCGACGAGGAGGGGTCGTCGGGAGGGGCGCCCGAACCGACGCCGGGCCAGACTCCGGGGCAGGGGAGAGGGCCGGGAGGCGAGACGCTGGGGCCGCCGCGGCAGCGGCCCTAGAAGCCGTGGCGTGGTTTTCCGGGCTTGTACGTCGCCCTGGTCCCGGCCTGTACGCCACCCCCGTTGACCGGCGTCCCGTCGGTCAACGTCCGTACACGTCCTTACAGATGGTCGCCTGCGGGCTGTCCGGGTTCCAGCCGCCGTACTGCCGGCCCAAGGCGCACACATCCGTGCCCACCGGAGCCGTGGCCCTGGGCTGACGGGGGACCGCGGGGTGCTCGGGCCGCTGCTGCTCCGGGTGCCGCGGTGGATCGGCCGGGGCGCGACGGGGAGGAGCCGCCGGGGCCGCGGCGGGTGCCGAAGGTGCCGTACGGCGGGGTGTGGACGCGGGTGCCGACGGGCGCCGGGACGGGCCGATCATCTCCAGGGCCTCCCGGGCCGGCGCCTGCACGATCTGGGGCTCGGCCCTGCCGTCCGGGCGGGGTTCCGAGGCCGGGGCAGGTCCGGACGGGGCGCCCGGAGCGAGCGGTCGCTGGACGGTCACACAGCCGGAGACGGCCGAGACAGCCACGGTGACCAGGAGCGTTGCGGTGGTCGCGGTTCGATGCACCCGCGCAACTCTGCTGTGTCCGCCCCCATTTGGGGAGCTGACAAGCGGAGGATGCCCCGCATGGGTGAACGGTCGGCGCCCGAGCCCCGGTGGCCGGGCCCGATGGCCAACGGCCCCGTCGACCCATGTGCGCCCCGGTCGCCCGGCACCCCGCCGACCCGTGTGCGCCTCAGTCGCCCGTGACCCCGTCGATCCGCTCGCGGACAAGGTCGGCGTGACCGTTGTGGCGCGCGTACTCCTCGATCATGTGGGTGTATATCCACCGCAGGTTGAAGGGCTTGTCGGAGTACCTGCTTCTGCCTTCGGACAGGTCGTCGAGCGTGAAGCGGGCCGCGTTCTGCCGGGCGACCCCGATCTCCCGCTGCCAGGTGCCGTACGCCTCCTCCCAGGTGTCCTCCTCGGTGAGGTGGAACTCGCCGTCGCGGTCCTCGTCGCTGTAGTAGATCGGCCCGGGGTCGTCGCCCGCGAGCACCTTGCGGAACCAACTGCGCTCGACCTCCGCCATGTGCCGGACGAGCCCGAGCAGGGAGAGTTCGGACGGCGGCACCGAGGCGGTCCTGAGCTGGGCGTCGTCCAGGTCCTGGCACTTCCACGCGAGGGTTTCGCGGTGGTAGTCGAGCCAGCCCTCCAGCATGGCTCGTTCGCCGGCGTCGATCGCGGGTTCGTTGCGTTCAATGGTCATGCCCGCATCATCGCGGAGGGCCGAGCGGCGGCCCAATCCTTTCGGGGCCGTGCCGCCTGCTGCCGCTTGCGGGCCGTGCCGCCTGCTGCGAGGGGTCAGCTCCGCAGCATGCCCTCCAGGACCTCGCGCAGCCCGGCCCGGACCTCGCCGAGGGACGGCACGTCCGCGTGGTACGAACCCGCCGCGCACGAGAACATCAGGCCGTCCGCCCAGGCCACCAGCGACAGCACATGCCGTGCCGGATCCCGTGAACCCGCCGCCGTCAGCATCCCGGTGAGCGCGTCCCGGAACTGCCGCCCGGTGGCGTCGAAGAACTCCCGCAGCTCCGGCCGACGTGTCGCCTCCAGCGCCAACTCGTAGCGGGCGATCAGCAGTTCGCGGTTTCCGGTGAGTGAGCGATGCACCGCCAGAGCCATTCCTTCCGCCAGGGAGTCGAGCCCGCCCCGCGGATCCGGCATCTCTTCCAGGCCGAGCACCCGCGCCTCGCGCTCCGCGAGCCGCCGCACCG from Streptomyces sp. NBC_00258 includes:
- a CDS encoding uracil-DNA glycosylase; amino-acid sequence: MTDTAMLPESWRGVLGEELQKPYFKELTEFVEEEREKGPVYPPREEVFAALDATPYESVKVLVLGQDPYHGEGQGHGLCFSVRPGVKTPPSLRNIYKEMQAELGTPIPDNGYLMPWAEQGVLLLNAVLTVRSGEANSHKGKGWEKFTDAVIRAVADRPDPAVFVLWGNYAQKKLPLIDEERHIVVKGAHPSPLSAKKFFGSHPFTQINEAVAKQGHEPIDWRIPDLG
- a CDS encoding DinB family protein, which gives rise to MTIERNEPAIDAGERAMLEGWLDYHRETLAWKCQDLDDAQLRTASVPPSELSLLGLVRHMAEVERSWFRKVLAGDDPGPIYYSDEDRDGEFHLTEEDTWEEAYGTWQREIGVARQNAARFTLDDLSEGRSRYSDKPFNLRWIYTHMIEEYARHNGHADLVRERIDGVTGD
- a CDS encoding TetR/AcrR family transcriptional regulator yields the protein MPVRSTGAARADLIADTALDLLAERGMRGLTHRAVDAAAGLPPGSTSNLARTRLALLEAAVRRLAEREARVLGLEEMPDPRGGLDSLAEGMALAVHRSLTGNRELLIARYELALEATRRPELREFFDATGRQFRDALTGMLTAAGSRDPARHVLSLVAWADGLMFSCAAGSYHADVPSLGEVRAGLREVLEGMLRS